The stretch of DNA AAAATTCTACATCAATGGATTATACAATTTCTGCTAGCTATTATCAAAAAGAAAAATGGCCTCTTATCTGGTCTGAATCTGACACAATTACCGTTAAACCTAAAACTTCATCTACTGTTGATGTCACATTAATTACTCCAAATGATCTTCAAACTGGAGTTTATCAAGGATTTCTAACTTTTCAAGGTGACAAACATAAAGTAAATGCACCAGTATCTTTTGTAATTAAACAACCTGTTCTAGAAAATGATTCTACTATTGTAATACAAGGAACCCAAAATGATGATGTACTTTATGGAAATGGATACACAAAAGGAGCATTTGATATGGTTAATCGTTACATGGCAGGTGATTGGAGACAATATTATTTTGATATTCAAAATGAATCTATCAATACAGCTGCAATAGAACTTTCATGGATTAGTAATGACACAAACTTGTCTGTATTTGTCATGAATCCTTATGGCGAAATAATTCAAACAAATGTTCCTTCTGGAGTATTTGGACATTTTATGGGATGGGCTTCTCTTGATTGGCTTGGTAACTCTATCTTTAGTCAGGGTGGTGGTTTTTTCCCTGTAAAGAACAAAGATGATACTTCAACAGTTTTATATGTTCCAATTAACCAAACTGGAACTTATACTCTTTTAACACATTCAACTTTGTTTGGTGGTTCTTCAACAACTGAACCTATTACATTGTCAGCTAAATTTACCAACATTTCTCCAGAAATGAAAATAGATGATGTTCAAAATGAAATTGAGATAATGTCAATTCCTACAACAAATGAAAAATTTGTAATAATTAATGAAACCAAATCTAATACTGATTCTATTACTTCAAAATCTGAATTGCCATTTAATCTTGGTATTGGTATTGGTATAGTCATTGGAATTGCGATCGGAATTGTTTTGATTTTTATCATGAGACAAAAACCTCCTAAGTAACTGAACAAGGTTTATAAGCAATTTGCCGAGTACGAGAGCTGAATGTCAGAACTGGGGACAAAAAAGTCTGACGGATTATCCCGAAGAGACTTTCTAAAATTGATAGGGGCAGCAGGTACAGGATTGGCTTTTGCTCCATTTGTCCCATTTGGCAATTTTATGCCAAATCCAAATCAGGCTTCTCTTGAAAGAGTTCCAGTAATTTTACCTGATGGAACTCAAGCAAATATCAATACATATCCAATTAATCATGCTGAAGTAATCACTTATCCTGCCACTGGCGATGCTGCTCTTGATGCAGAAGCATTTCGTAAATGGCAATTCATTAGACTTCCTGAAGAATTAGGTGGAGGAAAAAAAGACACTTCTGCAATAAGAGCTTACAGTATGATTTGTTTGCATCTTTGGTGTCTTTGGAAATATTGGCCTGATGAAGGTAGAAAACGAGGTGAATGTCCATGTCATGGTAGTATGTATGATCCGTTGACAGGAACTGCGTTTGTTGGACCTGCATCTGTACAAGCATCGCCATCAAACACTTTACCTAAATTAACTTTGGATATTGATTCGGATGGTTTTGTATTTATCATGCCACCAAAGTTTAACGCAAATGATAATGGAGTAATTGGATATGGCCGTTTCGCTTGAAAGAAGAACAGGAGTTGTAGCATTCCTTTATTGGTTATGGGATGGAGTAGACAGAACCATCTTTACTGCAATTAAATTTTCATTCCCTGCAAGATTTGTTAGTCCGTTTGGATTTTTGGGCATGCTTACCTTCATTGTTTTCATTATTCTTGGTGTTTCAGGTGCTTTGCTGATGTTTTACTATCAACCCATTCTTGATAGAGCTTGGGACAGTGTTCAATTCATTAACGATGAAGTTCCATTTGGTTTTCACATAAGAAATATTCACTATCATGGCTCAAACGCTATGGTACTATTAGCTGTTCTTCACATGTATTATCAATACTTTAGTGGAAGATACAAAATTAGAAACGAAGTTCTATGGATGACCGGTGTCATTCTTGGAACAGTTACAATTCTTGAAGCTTTTACAGGATACGATGTGATTTTCAGTGAAAGAGCAGAACTTGCAATTAGTATTGCAGCGTCTCTAACTACTTCTATTCCAATTGCAGGACCGACGATTAGAGATGCGGCACTGGGAAGTGGATTCTCCGACTTTGTGTTAAGATTCTATGCCCAACATGTATTCTTGTTACCTATTGTTATGCTGGGATTAATGGCAGTACATTTCCCAAGATTCTTGGTGTTTGATGTCCCTATGGTTATGGCAATAGGTGGTGCTATTCTGATAACTGGAGGTGTGTTCCCAATTGATATGGGATTCAAGTTTGAACCTACTGTACCGCCTGGTGTTACAGTTCCAGAATGGTATCTTACAGGAATCTATGCTTTCATGAGGACACAATATGACAAATTTGTTACAGGATTGTTGTGGCCGTTATTGTTCATTATATCGTTTGTACTTATTCCATTTATTGACAGGTACAAGAAATTCTCTTGGAGAGATAGACCAATTATCACTGCATTTGGAATTACAAGTCTTGCACAGATTATGGTAACCACATATTGGGGATTCTATATTTCTCCAGATATTTCAGTTCCATTAGTAGAGCGTTTGGTAATTGATCCTTTGTTCTTCTATTCAACAATGATCTTGTTGGTACCATTAGGATTTGGGTTCACTTACATGATGATTAAACTTGCAAATGAGGCTGAAAGAAAATCTAAACTTGCAAAAAGTAATGGTCCACAAAAGGTAGCTACAATTAACCTATCTGAAAAATGGATTAATTGGTTATTAGTTGCACTTTTGGCATTCCAAGTATTCCTCAACATTGCAGCTTACAATGCAGCCTTGATTGGAATGAAGAATATCTCATTGTTCTATATTGGAATAATTCTGCTAGTATTTGCAGCATTCTTCCATGTTTACAGGTATGCTATGAGTCAGCAAAAGAATGCACCTCCACCAGCTCCTGTTCCTGTAGTTGAGGAGAAGCCAATGCTTGCAGAATCAGAAGAACCAGTTGAACAAAGTCAACTCTCTGAAGGAGAAACAACATCTGATAGTAAACCTGAAGCAAAAGAATTGGCACCTGAGGTACCTGCACCAAAAACTCAAGCAGATTTAGGAGTTGGTGCTGATGCCAATTCAAATTCTGGTTCTGATGGAGTGAAAAAATTATGAGTGCTACATCAAGTCATGCATATGGTATTGGAATGATTGCACTAATCATTGGAATGAGTGCTGTAACTGTATTTTACACTTCTTTTTATCTCCCAGAATCATTGGCAAAACCTTCGGTATCTGAACATATCTTACATCCTGAAAAAGAACTAATCATTGAAATTGTTCCTGGTGCTGTGATTGAAGGAAATGAAAACTATGTTCCAAACAAAGCTGAAGCATTGTTGGAGATTAACAATAAGGTAATTTGGCAAAATCATGATGATACTGCTCATACTGTAACTCCTGATCATAGGCATGCTGATGCTTACAGTGGCGACTTTGGTTCTACAGGTGTTCTAAAACCAGGAGATACTTACGAATTTCTGTTTACAGAAGCACAAGAAGTACACTATCACTGTCAACCTCATCCTTGGATGACTGGCTCTATAATAGTAGAGGTTAGTAGATTCTAGTTAGAATATTTTGCAAAGATTATTTTACTTTCAATCTCTTTGTGCTGTTCAATAATTGAAACTCTGAATTTAACCTCATGTTCTTTTTCTGTATTAAAATTAATTTCAGCTGAAAATTCTGCTTTGTGTTCTGGCATGACATCCTTATTGATAAACAGTCTGGATACATTTTGTGATATTTTTTTTCCATTGTATGATTTGTAAATAATGTGTTCATTTGAATCTAAAATTGTTGTATTTACAACAACACCATCATATCTTCCTGGATATGCCACTGAAATGGTTCCTTTAATTTCAGAATTTGGATGTATGTCCATTGAATTTAATTCAAATTCTAGATCTTTCATGAATTGTTTAGAATTTGGTATGAATAATAATTTTGTTAAGTGGGCCCAAAGGGCTTCGATCCCTTGACCATTGGATTAGAAGTCCAACACTCTATCCATGCTGAGCTATAGGCCCAAAAACCTAGCAATTAATTACCATTTTAAGGGTTTACAGCCATTTTTTCTGATAATTTTCTCTTTCCATTTTGAAGAGAAACTGTTGTGCATATCCTGCATATTCTCCAAAATGTTCTACAATCTTTTCATGAAGAATATCATACTGTTTTTCTGTTATTGTTTTAGTTTCAAGTTGGAATTGTTCTGAATAATATTTTTCTAAAATTCTTATCATCCATCTGTCTAATGGAAAAGATTCTAGTTTGTTTAAAGAAAATAACATTACACAATCTGCTACTTTGTTTCCAATTCCTGGAATTTTACAAATCTCCTCTTTTGCTTGGTGATAACTAGATTTTTTTAAATATTGAAAATCAATTTCTTTTAACGCTACTCTACTTGATGCCTCTTTGATAAATTTTGCACGGTATCCTACACCACAACTTTTAATGTCATCTATTGACGCTTTAGCGAGCCTTGACGAATTAGGAAACAAAAAAAATTCCTGATTTTCAAATCTCACTTTGGTTCCAAATTTTTCTGATATGTTTTCTAAACTGGTTTTGATTTTTTGAATATTAGAATTTGATGATACAATAAAAGAAATTAAACATTGAAATGGATCTTGTTCCAAAATCCTCAATCCTAAATACTGTTTAACTGCTTTTTTTGTAATCGTGTCTCTTGAAATAGATTTGATTATTTTTTCAATATTGTCTCTTTTACGAAAAAAATCTGTTTTGATATTTCGATATGATTTTACACTTCCTAAATTAGATATTTTTAATACATCTTGACCATTAACCCCATACCAATTATTGTTAATTTTTTTCCAAAGAAATACTTGGCCACTATTGATTGAGTTTTCGACATTTATGATATGATTTTTTTGCATCTTATACAGTAATTTCATCATTTACTGCAGGTGAAAATGTCTCTAGACCAAATTGTTCATGAATTTCCTTGGCAAACATCTCACAAGATTCCGTATCTCCATGAACAGTACATACTTTGGGATTTCCTTTAATTTTTTTGATCATATCAAATAGCTCTTTTCTATCTGCATGACCCGAAAATTGAAATTGTTTTACTTCAGCTGATACTTTTAGATCTTTACCTCTAGTTGAAACCATTCCCGTATCTAGCAATTTTTTGCCTGGTGTTCCTTCTCCTTGATAAGAAACGAGTGCTATTCCATTTTTACTATCAAACGATAATTGTTGTAAATAGTATACAGCATTTCCACCTACTAACATTCCTGCAGGAGAAATTACAACACATGGTTCTTCCATTGCTCTTTTTCTTTCAGTATGTTCTCTAATTGATGTTGCACTTTTGATAGCATCTGAAAATACTTTTGGATCTCTCAAATAATCTGGATGTTTAAACATTATTTCATTGACTTTCAGTGCCATCCCATCCATGATAATTCTATGTTTAAAGTTTGAACTTCTTAAAATACAAGCAATTTCTTGAGAACGCTCAACTGAAAATGATGGAATAAATAATGTTCCTTTTCTATCCATCACTTCATTTGCAAATTCTATTAGTTCTCTTTCTGATTCTTTTCTTGGTTTTTGTTCTGTCTTTGCATAAGTGCTTTCAGTAATTAACAAATCAATTTCTCCAACATCCAAATCCATTTCTCGTAACATTCTTGAACCATTTGTTTTGATATCTCCTGTATAGAAAAGACGTTTTTTCTCGGATTCTACTAACACTGTACTCCCACCTATCACATGACCTGATTCTCTTAATTCAAAGGTAGCATTTCCTTTGGTAACTTTTTGTTTAAATCCGATCTCTTTTGCATTTTTCATCATATTATTTACTTCAGGAAGATCAAATGGATGGGCATTTTTTTCAATTTTTAGCATATCTTCAATTAATAACTTTGAAAGATCAAATGTAGGTGGAGTTGCGTATACATCTGTATTCCCGCTAACAAAAAGAGATGGAACATTTCCTGAGTGGTCCAGATGAGCATGAGTAATTATTATTGCATCCAAATCTTTTGGTTTGACATGAAGTGGATATTGTGGTGGCGTACCTCTTCGTCCAAACATTACCCCATAATCTAATAGTAATTTAGTCCCATTACAATCAACTAAAAACCCTGATCTGCCAACCTCATTAGCAGCTCCTAAAACTTTAACATTCAAGAATTATGATGAATTTTTATCTACGTTAAAACCTTCTCTGAAGCGATCCGATCATTATGCCTTTCATAGAATCTACAAAAGCTTTAATTAGTGTAAGCTAAGATTCGATCGTCATGGGAAGAAGCTTCCAAGAATGGTTAGGACAACAAGATCAAGCCGTCGTCGCTAAAACACGTGCAGGTGACGAAGCAAACAAACCACTCCTAAACCAAATTAACTGGATTTGGGTTAACAATCTGATGAATCAGAAAGCAGACCTTAATCCTTCTTCAGCAGAACTACTTGACTGGGTTACTTCTGGTCAAATAGATGCAATGAGAAAATAAACGTGCAAGACACGTTATCTTTTTGTTTTTTAATTTTTTAGTCTAAACTCTGTGCATGTTTTTTGCATCGATCATTTTCATAACAGGGTTATGAATTTCAATCATGGTTTAAATAGTCACCAACCATTCTTAATTTTGTAATGCCAATAGCAATACTTCCAGACATTGATGAACAAAGATGTATCGGATGTGCACTATGTGTAGAAATCTGTACAACTCTTGGTCCAGATGTCCTTAGAGTAAAACCAGTTGAAGGCTGGAAGAGAGGTAAAGCATTTGTCTTCTACCCAGAAAGATGTATTTCTGATGGTGCATGCATCGGTGTATGCCCAACAAAATCAATCTTTTGGATGAGACCAATGAATTACACAGCTGGACAACCAGTACCTCTTCACAAAAACGGTATCTTCATCAAAGGTTGGGCAGAAGACGCTGCATTATAAGCAGAATCTTTTAGCACATTCTTTTTTCTTATTTTTAATTTTCAAAATGTATCTGTGATCATTTTTTCTAGTATGATTTTAAATCTTAAATCATGCAGATTTTTTCTTTATCTCTTTAGGCAATTTCTTTGTAAAATATTTTAGAAACTCATCTTCTTTGTCATATCTAATCTCTATAAATTTATTATTTTCAAAGAATTTTTTCCATGTCTTTTCAAATTCTAGAAATTCTTGAGGTTCAAAATTTATTCTTGCTGTCTCATGATGTGCTGCAGGAAAAATATCAGATATCTCAATTGGTATTAATCCCAAATGTGGATTGTATTGACAAACTTGCAATTCATCAAAATCTTTGAGTTTTTTTGAAAGATTTACAAATTGATGTGACAGATATCCTGGTTTTGTTGATGATTCTTTTGTAACAAGTAATTTCTTTTTCTTTGATTTGAATTCTCTTACAATTTTGTGAAATGACTGAACTTCAGGTCTATATTGATCTTCTTTATCGTATAGAAAAATTGCCTTTTCTTTGAATTTTGGTGTACCAACTTTTAAAAATTCTACATTTTCTGTCATCACTTCTATCATTTCATATAGCTTTGGATGGGCTCTTGCCTTTTTGATGACATATTCCCATAATCTTCCTTCATGAATAGCCTGTTTGACCTTTTCCACCTCTAATTTTATTGCGTAAAGGTTATGAATTGCCAATTCATTGATTTTTTCAGTTTGTTCCAATTGACGTAATTCATCAGGAGTATATTTTGAACAAATCTCACAATTACATGGAAAAAACACAATGTCTGACAAATAACGTGTTCCGTCTTCTGTGATGTATCTATCTTGTTTTGCATATAGCATATACGATGCAGAATCAAATGTATCACATCCTAACGCAACAGCAAAGGGAATAGTTAATGGATGTCCTGCACCAAATAGATGCAAAGGAATGTTGTGTGGAATCTGTTTTTTGGCTGCTACAATCATCTGAGCTAATAATTTGTATTCATATGACTCCATAAACTCAACAGGACTGCCCAATGCTAACATCTTGTATCCAATCTTAACTAGATTCTTTGTTGATTTTGCAACAAGATCAAAATGTTCTCCGCCCTGAATTGGTCCAATCCATATCTGTCCGTTATCTTCACTATCATCAAGTGTCTGTTTACAAACTTCTAAGGTGTGTTTGACATATGCTTCTGCTTTTTTAATTGGAAGTCCGAATCCTGTTGGTTTATCAAGTGGTATGGCAAAATCTGTCATTATTCCTTTTTCAAAATCTGCCATCTCTTTTGGTAAAACTGGAACGTCACCATATTCTAATACTTGATATCCTCCAGAATCTGTCATTATTCCTCTGTCATAATCAATAATT from Nitrosopumilus sp. encodes:
- a CDS encoding twin-arginine translocation signal domain-containing protein, with protein sequence MSELGTKKSDGLSRRDFLKLIGAAGTGLAFAPFVPFGNFMPNPNQASLERVPVILPDGTQANINTYPINHAEVITYPATGDAALDAEAFRKWQFIRLPEELGGGKKDTSAIRAYSMICLHLWCLWKYWPDEGRKRGECPCHGSMYDPLTGTAFVGPASVQASPSNTLPKLTLDIDSDGFVFIMPPKFNANDNGVIGYGRFA
- a CDS encoding cytochrome b N-terminal domain-containing protein; this encodes MAVSLERRTGVVAFLYWLWDGVDRTIFTAIKFSFPARFVSPFGFLGMLTFIVFIILGVSGALLMFYYQPILDRAWDSVQFINDEVPFGFHIRNIHYHGSNAMVLLAVLHMYYQYFSGRYKIRNEVLWMTGVILGTVTILEAFTGYDVIFSERAELAISIAASLTTSIPIAGPTIRDAALGSGFSDFVLRFYAQHVFLLPIVMLGLMAVHFPRFLVFDVPMVMAIGGAILITGGVFPIDMGFKFEPTVPPGVTVPEWYLTGIYAFMRTQYDKFVTGLLWPLLFIISFVLIPFIDRYKKFSWRDRPIITAFGITSLAQIMVTTYWGFYISPDISVPLVERLVIDPLFFYSTMILLVPLGFGFTYMMIKLANEAERKSKLAKSNGPQKVATINLSEKWINWLLVALLAFQVFLNIAAYNAALIGMKNISLFYIGIILLVFAAFFHVYRYAMSQQKNAPPPAPVPVVEEKPMLAESEEPVEQSQLSEGETTSDSKPEAKELAPEVPAPKTQADLGVGADANSNSGSDGVKKL
- a CDS encoding plastocyanin/azurin family copper-binding protein, coding for MSATSSHAYGIGMIALIIGMSAVTVFYTSFYLPESLAKPSVSEHILHPEKELIIEIVPGAVIEGNENYVPNKAEALLEINNKVIWQNHDDTAHTVTPDHRHADAYSGDFGSTGVLKPGDTYEFLFTEAQEVHYHCQPHPWMTGSIIVEVSRF
- a CDS encoding DNA glycosylase produces the protein MQKNHIINVENSINSGQVFLWKKINNNWYGVNGQDVLKISNLGSVKSYRNIKTDFFRKRDNIEKIIKSISRDTITKKAVKQYLGLRILEQDPFQCLISFIVSSNSNIQKIKTSLENISEKFGTKVRFENQEFFLFPNSSRLAKASIDDIKSCGVGYRAKFIKEASSRVALKEIDFQYLKKSSYHQAKEEICKIPGIGNKVADCVMLFSLNKLESFPLDRWMIRILEKYYSEQFQLETKTITEKQYDILHEKIVEHFGEYAGYAQQFLFKMERENYQKKWL
- a CDS encoding MBL fold metallo-hydrolase, which codes for MNVKVLGAANEVGRSGFLVDCNGTKLLLDYGVMFGRRGTPPQYPLHVKPKDLDAIIITHAHLDHSGNVPSLFVSGNTDVYATPPTFDLSKLLIEDMLKIEKNAHPFDLPEVNNMMKNAKEIGFKQKVTKGNATFELRESGHVIGGSTVLVESEKKRLFYTGDIKTNGSRMLREMDLDVGEIDLLITESTYAKTEQKPRKESERELIEFANEVMDRKGTLFIPSFSVERSQEIACILRSSNFKHRIIMDGMALKVNEIMFKHPDYLRDPKVFSDAIKSATSIREHTERKRAMEEPCVVISPAGMLVGGNAVYYLQQLSFDSKNGIALVSYQGEGTPGKKLLDTGMVSTRGKDLKVSAEVKQFQFSGHADRKELFDMIKKIKGNPKVCTVHGDTESCEMFAKEIHEQFGLETFSPAVNDEITV
- a CDS encoding 4Fe-4S binding protein; its protein translation is MPIAILPDIDEQRCIGCALCVEICTTLGPDVLRVKPVEGWKRGKAFVFYPERCISDGACIGVCPTKSIFWMRPMNYTAGQPVPLHKNGIFIKGWAEDAAL
- the tgtA gene encoding tRNA guanosine(15) transglycosylase TgtA; protein product: MFEISKTDLAGRIGMIETNHGKIETPAYVPVIHPVKQTIPSKKIKEIGFDLVITNAYITRNSYGEKAIKKGIHKIIDYDRGIMTDSGGYQVLEYGDVPVLPKEMADFEKGIMTDFAIPLDKPTGFGLPIKKAEAYVKHTLEVCKQTLDDSEDNGQIWIGPIQGGEHFDLVAKSTKNLVKIGYKMLALGSPVEFMESYEYKLLAQMIVAAKKQIPHNIPLHLFGAGHPLTIPFAVALGCDTFDSASYMLYAKQDRYITEDGTRYLSDIVFFPCNCEICSKYTPDELRQLEQTEKINELAIHNLYAIKLEVEKVKQAIHEGRLWEYVIKKARAHPKLYEMIEVMTENVEFLKVGTPKFKEKAIFLYDKEDQYRPEVQSFHKIVREFKSKKKKLLVTKESSTKPGYLSHQFVNLSKKLKDFDELQVCQYNPHLGLIPIEISDIFPAAHHETARINFEPQEFLEFEKTWKKFFENNKFIEIRYDKEDEFLKYFTKKLPKEIKKKSA